The Alistipes finegoldii DSM 17242 DNA segment GCTATCGTCTTCATTCGGAAATGTTATAGGGAAGCTATCCCGCCATGCGTCCGGCGGCCTCCGGCAGAGACCGCACGCAATACAGGCGCACGGGAAATAACCAAAAGTTATTGCGTCAGCCTGTCCACCCGGTCCAGCAGCGTGGCGCACTGCTCGTCGCTCATGTACTGCGCCACCGAGAAAGCCGCATGCTGCTCGGCCTCCTTCTTCGAATCGCCGGACCCGTGGCCGACCTCCATGCCGTCGACCAGCACCGTGGAGTAGAAAACCGGATGGTTCGCCGAATACTCCTTGTCGTAACCGGTGCGGAAAGCGATCTTGTGACGGTTTTTCTGGCACCACTCGATCAGCCGGCTCTTGAAGTCGGTCTCCGATTCGGTCAGCTCGTCGAGACTCAGGTGTCTGAAATAAATCCGGTTGATGAGCAGCCGGTTCACGAATTCATAGCCCTGATCGAGGTAGACCGCGCCGATCATGGCCTCGAAAGCGTCGCCGTAGATATGTTTCTGCGTGACGCTGGTGCTGCCGTTCGAAATGACGTGACGGTCCAGCCCGATATTCACGGCCAGCACGTTGAGCGACTGGCGGGAGACGATTTTCGACCGCAGCTGCGTAAGGAAACCCTCGTCCCGGTCGGGATACTCGATAAAAAGGTAGTCGGAGGTGACCGCCTCGATGACGGCGTCGCCCAGAAATTCGAGCCGCTCGTTGTTGATAGCGCGGCCGTCCTCCAAAACCAAAGAAGCTGACTTGTGAATCAAAGCCAGCTTGTAAAGCTCGATGTTGTTCGGGATGAACCCGAACATGTCATCGATAATTCTGTAATACGCCTTATCCCGCCCGAAGTTCCTTCTAAGGGGGCGCAGTATGAAATCAAACACGGCCCGGACGGTTTAAAACGTTAGAGTTTACGGAAAATGATCGAGGAGTTGTGACCGCCGAAACCGAACGTATTGCTCAGCGCGCATTTCACGTCGCGCTTCTGCGCCTTGTTCAGCGTCAGGTTCAGGTTCGGGTCGATCTCCGGATCGAGATTCTCGCAGTTGATGGTCGGGGGAACCACGCCGTGCGTAATGGCGAAGATGCAGGCCAGCGCCTCGGCGGCTCCGGCGGCACCCAGCAGGTGTCCCGTCATCGACTTGGTGGAAGAGATATTGATGTTGTAGACGTGATCGCCCAGCACGCCGGCGACAGCCTTCAGTTCGGGAATGTCGCCCGCGGGAGTCGAAGTGCCGTGAACGTTCACGTAGTCAATATCTTCGGGTTTGATGCCGGCGTCCTTGATGGCGTCGCGCATCGATTTCATGGCGCCCTTTCCTTCGGGATGGGGAGCCGTGAAGTGGTAGGCGTCGGCCGAACAGCCGCTGCCGACGACTTCGCAGTAAATCCTCGCACCGCGCGCCTTGGCGTGCTCGTACTCCTCGAAAATCAGGGCGCCGGCGCCTTCGCCGATCACGAATCCGTCGCGGTCCTTGTCGAAAGGACGCGAAGCGTGCGTGGGATCGTCGTTGCGCGTGGAAAGCGCCTGCATGGAGTTGAAACCGCCGACACTCGGCTCGTTGACCGCAGCTTCCGAACCGCCCGTCACCATCACGTCGGCCTTGCCGTAACGGATGGCGTTCATGGCGTCCATCATGCCGTGGTTCGAAGATGCGCAGGCCGACACCGTGCAGTAGTTCGGCCCCATGAAGCCGTACTTCATGGAGATGAAACCGGCCGCGATGTCGGAGATCATGCGAGGAATAAAGAACGGGCTAAACCGCGGGGTTCCATCCCCTGCGGCCCAGCCCAGACACTCATCGAAGAAAGATTTGATTCCTCCGATGCCCGAACTCCATATTACACCCACCTGCTCCTTGTCCACGGTCTCCAGATCGAGACCCGAATCCTCGACGGCCTGCGTGGCCGCGATCAGAGCGTACTGTGTAAAAAGGTCGTACTTGCGTACTTCCTTACGGTCGAAATAGAGGCTCGAATCGTAATTCTTTACTTCACAAGCAAACTTCGTCTTAAACTTTTCAGCATCGAAATGAGTAATCGGTGCGGCACCGCTGACTCCCTTCTCCAAATTCGAAAAATACTCTTCAATATTATTACCGAGCGGGTTGATCGTACCGATGCCCGTAACAACTACTCTTCTTTCTGTCATAAATTTAAGGCTATAAGAGGCTGTGAAAACCTTTGGTAAAATTATTTCTTGTGCTCCTCGATATAGTTGATCGCGTCACCTACGGTAGCGATCTTCTCAGCGTCCTCGTCCGGAATCTGGATATCGAAAGCCTTCTCGAATTCCATGATCAGCTCCACGGTGTCGAGCGAGTCTGCACCCAAGTGGTTGGTAAAGCTTGCTTCGGGCACTACCTCCGACTCCTTAACACCCAGTTTGTCGACAATGATTTCGACAACTTTTGATTGAACTTCTGACATAATTTTAATTTTTTAGTTAAACAATTATTTGGAAATAGTTCTTTCTTATTTCCGAGGTAATTTTGCGCAAAAGTAACACTTTTTTTATTACTTTTGACAAAACGAACCTTTTTTTTATTCACAACTTTTTCGACATTTAGCACATTTTCACAATTAACCGATTCAAAACCATATTCTTATGAAACTGCTTCTGATCTCTAATTCGACCAATGCCGGGGAGGAATATCTCCGTTATCCGCTGCCGGAAATAGGCCGGTTTCTTCAGGGCGTGCGCGAAATAGTCTTCGTTCCCTACGCCGCCGTGACTTTCTCGTACGCCGAGTACGAAAAGAAGGTGCAGGCGCGCTTCTCGGAGCTGGGCATCCGCGTGCGTTCGGTCCACCGCGCCAAGGATCCGGCGCGCATGATCCGCGAGGCCGAAGCCGTGTGCGTAGGCGGGGGCAACACCTTCGCACTGGCAAAAAAGATGCAGGAGCAGGGGCTTATGACGGCCATTCTGCGTAAAATCAAAGCCGGAACGCCCTATGTAGGGTGGTCCGCAGGCAGCAACGTCGCCTGTCCGACCATCTGCACAACAAACGACATGCCCATCGTGGAACCCGAATCGTTCAGGGCCATCGGCGCCGTGAAATTCCAGATCAACCCCCACTACCTCGACGCCAATCCCGAAGGACATGCGGGCGAGACGCGCGAACAGCGCATACTCGAATACATCGAAGCCAACCCGCGCCGCTGGGTGGCCGGACTGCGCGAAGGCTGCATGCTCCGCTACGAGGAGGGCAAACTGGAACTGATCGGAAAACGCCCGATGCGCATGTTCCGCAAAGGCACGGAAACTTTCGAAATCGAACCGGGCGGCGACCTGTCGTTCCTGCTCTGATTTCCCCGCCCGGAGTGCGCTGCGGGCGGTAAATGAATATATATTATATATAGGTATGAAAATTCTGATCGCGGGTCTGGGACTCATCGGAGGCTCCTTTGCCCTCGCATTGCGCGACCGCGAAATAGCGGACGAAATATTAGGCGTCGAGAAGTCGGACGAAAACGCCGCCGAAGCCCTGCGTCTCGGTCTGGCCGACCGCATCGTGACGCTCGAAGAGGGTGTTCCGCAGGCCGACCTCGTGGTGCTGGCGACGCCCGTCGATACGATTCCGCTGATGGCCGTAAAAGCGCTTAATCATGTGACTGACAGGCAGGT contains these protein-coding regions:
- the rnc gene encoding ribonuclease III produces the protein MFGFIPNNIELYKLALIHKSASLVLEDGRAINNERLEFLGDAVIEAVTSDYLFIEYPDRDEGFLTQLRSKIVSRQSLNVLAVNIGLDRHVISNGSTSVTQKHIYGDAFEAMIGAVYLDQGYEFVNRLLINRIYFRHLSLDELTESETDFKSRLIEWCQKNRHKIAFRTGYDKEYSANHPVFYSTVLVDGMEVGHGSGDSKKEAEQHAAFSVAQYMSDEQCATLLDRVDRLTQ
- the fabF gene encoding beta-ketoacyl-ACP synthase II — its product is MTERRVVVTGIGTINPLGNNIEEYFSNLEKGVSGAAPITHFDAEKFKTKFACEVKNYDSSLYFDRKEVRKYDLFTQYALIAATQAVEDSGLDLETVDKEQVGVIWSSGIGGIKSFFDECLGWAAGDGTPRFSPFFIPRMISDIAAGFISMKYGFMGPNYCTVSACASSNHGMMDAMNAIRYGKADVMVTGGSEAAVNEPSVGGFNSMQALSTRNDDPTHASRPFDKDRDGFVIGEGAGALIFEEYEHAKARGARIYCEVVGSGCSADAYHFTAPHPEGKGAMKSMRDAIKDAGIKPEDIDYVNVHGTSTPAGDIPELKAVAGVLGDHVYNINISSTKSMTGHLLGAAGAAEALACIFAITHGVVPPTINCENLDPEIDPNLNLTLNKAQKRDVKCALSNTFGFGGHNSSIIFRKL
- the pepE gene encoding dipeptidase PepE; this translates as MKLLLISNSTNAGEEYLRYPLPEIGRFLQGVREIVFVPYAAVTFSYAEYEKKVQARFSELGIRVRSVHRAKDPARMIREAEAVCVGGGNTFALAKKMQEQGLMTAILRKIKAGTPYVGWSAGSNVACPTICTTNDMPIVEPESFRAIGAVKFQINPHYLDANPEGHAGETREQRILEYIEANPRRWVAGLREGCMLRYEEGKLELIGKRPMRMFRKGTETFEIEPGGDLSFLL
- a CDS encoding acyl carrier protein, with the translated sequence MSEVQSKVVEIIVDKLGVKESEVVPEASFTNHLGADSLDTVELIMEFEKAFDIQIPDEDAEKIATVGDAINYIEEHKK